In Paenibacillus sp. 1781tsa1, one DNA window encodes the following:
- a CDS encoding Cof-type HAD-IIB family hydrolase, which produces MKLFATDLDGTLLNRDSQISPENATAIQKAQQSGMKVTIATGRVYSDVVTISREGGIKTPIIGSNGATIHDADGERLFHLPLERDTAASVMQWLEDHDVYYEASTQQGIYAPLSSHETLLAEMERVLGSNPGEDIARMIRGIKKHYEKKDYHRVNSHLEIPAEAYIYNIMAFSMNPDKVKTGREYFASRSDVAMVVSFEHNFEMQHPDVSKGNALTKLAAHLNISMEDTAAIGDNFNDVSMLKMVGLGIAMGNGEPEIQALAKAITLTNVEHGVAHAIECLLEGKPVSRPETIVGEGQ; this is translated from the coding sequence ATGAAATTATTTGCCACAGATTTAGATGGAACTTTGTTGAACAGAGATAGCCAGATTAGCCCGGAGAATGCCACAGCCATCCAAAAGGCCCAGCAATCCGGTATGAAAGTTACCATTGCTACAGGACGCGTCTATTCCGATGTTGTGACCATCAGCCGCGAAGGCGGAATCAAAACCCCAATTATCGGCTCTAACGGAGCGACGATTCATGATGCCGACGGTGAACGTCTATTCCATCTTCCACTTGAGCGTGACACAGCGGCTTCCGTCATGCAGTGGCTGGAAGATCATGATGTCTATTATGAAGCTTCAACGCAACAAGGCATCTACGCCCCGCTTAGCAGTCATGAGACCTTGCTCGCCGAGATGGAACGTGTTCTTGGTTCGAACCCTGGTGAGGACATTGCACGCATGATTCGGGGCATTAAGAAACACTATGAAAAAAAAGACTACCACCGTGTAAACAGCCACCTCGAAATTCCGGCAGAAGCCTATATCTATAATATTATGGCCTTCTCCATGAATCCGGATAAAGTAAAAACAGGACGAGAATACTTCGCTTCCCGATCCGATGTCGCTATGGTTGTATCCTTTGAGCACAACTTCGAAATGCAGCACCCTGACGTATCCAAAGGTAACGCCCTCACCAAACTGGCGGCTCACCTGAATATCTCCATGGAAGATACAGCAGCGATCGGTGATAACTTCAACGATGTCTCCATGTTAAAAATGGTAGGACTCGGCATCGCCATGGGTAATGGCGAACCCGAAATTCAGGCACTGGCCAAAGCCATAACGCTGACTAATGTCGAGCACGGTGTCGCCCATGCCATTGAGTGCCTGCTTGAAGGCAAACCGGTGTCCCGTCCAGAAACGATTGTTGGAGAAGGGCAGTAA